From a single Bryobacter aggregatus MPL3 genomic region:
- a CDS encoding YraN family protein, with product MMLSKPLWLFFDRLRQWQDRRCLEPKQAIGRYGEDLAHRELQRRGYRVIDRNWRSKAGWEEVDLIAWQRGTPDRLIFVEVKTRSSDTFGSPERNIDRVKEIALRRAAREYCRKALLPEEIVRFDQLSIVLEPELRIAHHPDAFTW from the coding sequence ATGATGCTCAGTAAACCACTCTGGCTGTTTTTCGATCGTCTCCGGCAGTGGCAGGACCGCCGTTGCCTGGAGCCAAAGCAGGCCATTGGCCGCTACGGAGAAGATCTTGCGCATCGGGAACTCCAGCGGCGCGGCTATCGCGTGATCGATCGCAACTGGCGCAGCAAGGCCGGGTGGGAGGAAGTGGATCTCATCGCCTGGCAGCGCGGCACCCCCGACCGGCTGATCTTTGTTGAGGTGAAGACCCGCAGCTCCGATACATTCGGCTCCCCAGAGCGCAACATCGACCGGGTGAAAGAGATTGCGCTCCGTCGTGCCGCCCGTGAGTATTGCCGGAAAGCATTGTTGCCAGAAGAGATTGTCCGCTTTGACCAGCTATCGATTGTGCTTGAACCGGAGCTTCGCATTGCGCATCATCCGGACGCCTTTACCTGGTAG
- a CDS encoding gamma-glutamylcyclotransferase family protein: MRGDTVRHLFVYGTLRSNSGNPKAQWLRKVAKHRGQANLAGRLVDLGEYPGLLPATSPLQRVRGELWELPDDPAVLEELDRYEGCHPDDPEPHEYCRIVCTATDEDGVRVWCWTYLFQWPAEHRRIIPNGDWICRD, from the coding sequence ATGCGGGGAGACACTGTTCGTCACCTCTTTGTGTATGGCACTTTGCGCAGCAATAGCGGGAATCCGAAAGCGCAGTGGCTGCGGAAGGTGGCCAAGCATCGCGGACAAGCAAATCTGGCGGGACGGCTTGTCGATCTCGGTGAGTATCCAGGCTTGCTGCCGGCTACGAGCCCGCTCCAGCGGGTGCGCGGGGAGCTTTGGGAGCTTCCGGACGACCCTGCGGTACTCGAAGAACTAGATCGTTATGAAGGATGTCATCCCGACGATCCAGAGCCGCACGAGTATTGCCGCATCGTTTGTACGGCTACCGATGAAGATGGCGTGCGCGTGTGGTGCTGGACCTATCTGTTCCAGTGGCCGGCTGAGCACCGCAGGATAATCCCTAATGGCGATTGGATTTGTAGAGATTGA
- a CDS encoding YgjV family protein, translated as MKPDWIGWMATVAFTSSYFVRNPFAIRGIQAVAACLWLSYGVVIGATPVIIANLLVVSAALFTMWRDRNRTQVLDTNGYENLVDRAGPVAQRLHLNSKS; from the coding sequence GTGAAGCCGGATTGGATTGGATGGATGGCGACGGTAGCCTTTACAAGCTCCTACTTTGTGCGCAATCCCTTCGCCATCCGTGGCATCCAGGCCGTCGCGGCTTGCTTGTGGTTGAGCTATGGGGTGGTGATCGGCGCAACGCCGGTCATCATCGCCAATCTGCTGGTGGTCTCCGCTGCATTGTTTACCATGTGGCGGGACCGCAATCGAACGCAGGTGCTCGATACTAATGGATATGAAAACCTTGTTGATCGCGCTGGTCCTGTCGCTCAGCGCTTGCACCTCAACTCCAAGAGCTGA
- a CDS encoding copper-binding protein, whose protein sequence is MKTLLIALVLSLSACTSTPRADAVSKLPVKVYSLSGEIVGMDAATQVLTVKHSEIPGFMEAMTMGFPVKEKAEFEKLKPGLKIHADVNVQGDDFWLTKIAPQP, encoded by the coding sequence ATGAAAACCTTGTTGATCGCGCTGGTCCTGTCGCTCAGCGCTTGCACCTCAACTCCAAGAGCTGACGCAGTCAGCAAATTGCCGGTCAAGGTTTACTCCCTCAGCGGGGAGATCGTCGGCATGGATGCGGCAACGCAGGTGCTGACAGTGAAGCATTCGGAAATTCCCGGCTTCATGGAAGCAATGACGATGGGGTTTCCGGTCAAAGAAAAAGCCGAGTTTGAGAAGCTCAAACCCGGCCTGAAGATTCATGCGGACGTCAATGTACAGGGTGACGATTTCTGGTTGACCAAGATCGCCCCACAGCCTTAA
- a CDS encoding sigma-54-dependent transcriptional regulator: MRILVIEDEEKLRRVIELQLSGEDHDVVTAGTAEEGMRKLEGVDLILTDLKLPGMDGLSLLEKLTREDASVPVVVMTAFGNVETAVEAMKRGAVDFLQKPFSLDHLSTVVGKALEVRRLRSENQRLKEELDERYTFGNLIGRSPGMREVFNLIERVAPSRATVLLCGESGVGKDMVARAIHFNSPRRNQPLVKINCGALPENLMESELFGYEKGAFTGATIAKPGKFEQADTGTVFLDEIGDVPMAVQVKLLRVLQERELERLGSNRTKQIDVRVIAATNVDLRAALEGGRFREDLYYRLNVMPINIPPLRDRKEDIPALALHFLAKYGDGTQRITPSGLERLLSYEWPGNVRELENVMERSLLLASHEQLDAGDIRIDMGPKARAPHVEPGFLPTGMTLDEYEQSLLKEALKRANGNKSQAARILGITRNALRYRLSQIGIEDKDGE; encoded by the coding sequence ATGCGAATTCTCGTCATCGAAGATGAAGAAAAGCTGCGGCGTGTGATCGAACTCCAACTGAGCGGAGAGGATCACGATGTCGTGACCGCAGGCACGGCGGAAGAGGGTATGCGCAAGCTGGAAGGCGTGGACCTGATTCTGACCGATCTGAAGCTGCCCGGAATGGATGGCCTCAGTTTGCTCGAGAAACTGACCCGCGAAGATGCCTCCGTGCCGGTGGTGGTGATGACGGCATTCGGGAATGTGGAGACGGCCGTCGAGGCGATGAAGCGGGGCGCGGTGGACTTTCTCCAAAAGCCCTTCTCGCTCGATCACTTGTCCACCGTGGTGGGCAAGGCACTCGAAGTGCGGCGTCTGCGCAGCGAGAACCAGCGGCTCAAAGAAGAGCTGGATGAACGGTATACCTTTGGAAACCTGATTGGCCGGAGCCCCGGCATGCGGGAGGTCTTCAATCTGATCGAGCGTGTCGCACCCAGCCGCGCGACCGTGCTCCTTTGCGGCGAGAGTGGTGTGGGCAAGGACATGGTGGCGCGCGCGATCCATTTCAATTCCCCACGCCGCAACCAGCCGCTGGTCAAGATCAATTGCGGCGCCCTGCCGGAAAACCTGATGGAGAGCGAGCTCTTTGGCTACGAGAAGGGCGCCTTCACTGGGGCGACGATTGCGAAGCCCGGCAAGTTTGAACAAGCGGACACGGGCACGGTGTTTCTGGACGAAATCGGGGATGTCCCGATGGCAGTCCAGGTGAAGCTACTCCGTGTTTTGCAGGAGCGCGAACTGGAACGGCTGGGGTCGAATCGAACGAAGCAGATTGATGTGCGTGTCATTGCAGCGACGAATGTCGATCTCCGTGCGGCTCTCGAAGGGGGCCGTTTTCGCGAAGACCTGTACTATCGCCTCAACGTCATGCCGATCAATATTCCCCCGTTGCGCGACCGGAAAGAAGATATTCCGGCTCTGGCGCTGCATTTTCTCGCCAAGTATGGCGACGGCACGCAGCGAATTACTCCCTCCGGACTCGAACGCCTACTGTCCTATGAGTGGCCGGGCAATGTTCGCGAATTGGAGAATGTGATGGAGCGGAGTCTGCTGCTCGCCTCCCATGAGCAACTGGATGCTGGCGATATCCGCATCGACATGGGGCCGAAGGCTCGCGCTCCGCATGTCGAGCCGGGCTTTCTCCCTACTGGCATGACCCTTGACGAGTACGAACAAAGCCTTCTCAAAGAAGCGCTCAAACGCGCCAATGGGAATAAAAGCCAGGCCGCGCGGATTCTCGGGATCACCCGGAATGCGCTCCGCTATCGCCTGAGCCAGATTGGGATTGAAGATAAGGACGGGGAATAG
- a CDS encoding acetyl ornithine aminotransferase family protein → MSNPTLVRPDLPHLVTPLPGPKSAQLIARDNAVLSPSYTRSYPLTVAHAQGAMIEDLDGNRFLDCNAGIAVCATGHCHPKVIAAIQAQATKFLHYSGTDFYYENMVTLAEKLQSLAPGAGPRRVYFGNSGAEAIEASLKIARYHTGRERFIAFFGAFHGRTMGALSLTGSKSIQKRGFGSLLFGVTHIPYANCYRCSYGKQVETCAVECVKVIEDQLIRHILPADDIAGIVVEPVQGEGGYVVPPQKFVDELQAVASRHGIPIIWDEVQSGMGRTGKMFATEHFKVDPQILAIAKGIASGLPLSAVVTRPEWMTWKPGAHASTFGGNPVAIASSLVTIELLETELLRNAEQVGGYMLDRMREWPHRFRHVGRVQGLGLMIGFELVKDQQGRERFPELRDRLEQMAFQRGLLILGCGPNSIRLCPPLVFSRDQATFCLDTLEACLQQSQESSM, encoded by the coding sequence ATGAGCAACCCCACGCTCGTCCGTCCGGATTTGCCGCATCTGGTCACTCCCTTACCTGGCCCGAAATCGGCGCAACTCATTGCTCGCGACAACGCAGTTTTGTCTCCCAGCTATACGCGCAGCTACCCGCTTACCGTGGCGCACGCGCAGGGAGCCATGATTGAAGATCTGGACGGCAATCGCTTTCTCGATTGCAACGCCGGCATCGCCGTCTGTGCGACCGGCCATTGCCATCCGAAAGTGATCGCAGCGATCCAGGCGCAGGCCACGAAATTTCTGCACTACTCCGGCACCGATTTCTATTACGAGAACATGGTGACGCTCGCCGAGAAGCTGCAGAGCCTTGCTCCCGGCGCTGGTCCACGGCGTGTCTACTTTGGCAACTCGGGCGCGGAAGCCATTGAGGCCTCGCTCAAGATTGCGCGCTATCACACGGGGCGCGAACGGTTCATTGCGTTCTTCGGGGCGTTTCACGGGAGGACCATGGGCGCTCTCTCGTTGACCGGTTCGAAGAGCATTCAGAAGCGCGGCTTTGGATCGCTGCTCTTTGGCGTCACGCATATTCCCTATGCAAATTGCTATCGCTGCAGCTATGGGAAGCAAGTGGAGACCTGTGCCGTTGAATGTGTGAAGGTGATCGAAGACCAGCTGATCCGGCATATCCTGCCTGCGGATGACATCGCCGGCATCGTAGTTGAGCCGGTGCAGGGTGAAGGGGGCTACGTGGTGCCGCCGCAGAAGTTTGTCGATGAGTTACAGGCGGTGGCGAGCCGTCATGGCATCCCCATCATTTGGGATGAAGTGCAGTCGGGGATGGGGCGTACCGGCAAGATGTTTGCGACCGAGCATTTCAAGGTGGACCCGCAGATTCTTGCGATCGCCAAGGGCATCGCCAGCGGATTGCCGCTCAGCGCTGTGGTGACGCGCCCGGAATGGATGACCTGGAAGCCCGGCGCACATGCTTCCACCTTTGGCGGGAATCCAGTGGCCATTGCCAGCTCACTTGTGACGATCGAACTGCTGGAGACGGAGTTGCTGCGCAATGCCGAGCAGGTGGGCGGCTATATGCTCGACCGGATGCGCGAGTGGCCCCATCGATTCCGCCATGTCGGGCGCGTGCAAGGGCTGGGGCTGATGATTGGTTTTGAATTGGTGAAGGATCAGCAGGGCAGGGAACGCTTTCCGGAATTGCGCGACCGCCTGGAGCAAATGGCCTTCCAACGAGGCTTGCTCATCCTCGGTTGCGGACCGAATTCGATTCGCCTCTGCCCGCCGCTTGTCTTTTCGCGGGACCAGGCCACGTTCTGCCTCGATACACTGGAGGCTTGTCTCCAGCAAAGCCAAGAGTCCTCGATGTAG
- a CDS encoding HAD-IB family phosphatase: MAEERRIQKQYLLASDFDHTLSFNDSGVILSEMLGIDGFQAKIAEISRKNFIQQGGELSYLLLHDPEYRQVRSHHLIAVGKKIRLKANIRLVSQLLNSLDGYRFGFYVISAAPEEVIQSALEGIVPPENIYGTRLNYNEAGEVCGIERVCAGYGKVTVLDELQSSMKLGRDQVVYMGDGSSDIHVMLHVNRYDGLTIAVSEAKHISQIAKRTVLSDDSLSVLVPILEEILGWQSSRIRALFEAHGFTVQEWDKVKTDWLTIEPMDARETAELQVTQ, encoded by the coding sequence ATGGCAGAAGAAAGACGCATCCAGAAGCAGTATCTGTTGGCCAGCGATTTCGATCACACGTTGAGCTTCAATGACTCCGGCGTGATCCTGAGTGAAATGCTGGGCATCGACGGCTTCCAGGCGAAGATCGCAGAGATCTCCCGCAAAAATTTTATCCAGCAGGGCGGCGAGTTGTCGTATCTGCTGTTGCACGACCCCGAATACCGCCAGGTACGCTCGCACCACTTGATTGCAGTGGGGAAAAAGATCCGGCTGAAGGCGAACATCCGCCTCGTTTCCCAGCTCTTGAACAGTCTCGATGGCTATCGCTTTGGCTTCTACGTGATCAGTGCGGCACCGGAAGAAGTGATCCAGAGCGCGCTCGAAGGCATTGTTCCTCCGGAAAATATCTATGGCACGCGCCTCAACTACAACGAGGCGGGCGAGGTCTGCGGCATCGAGCGTGTTTGCGCCGGCTACGGCAAGGTGACGGTTCTTGATGAGCTGCAGAGCAGCATGAAGCTAGGCAGAGACCAGGTTGTCTACATGGGCGATGGCTCGAGCGACATCCACGTGATGTTGCACGTCAACCGCTACGACGGTTTGACCATTGCGGTGTCCGAGGCCAAACACATCTCGCAGATCGCCAAGCGAACCGTGTTGAGTGACGATTCCTTGAGCGTGCTGGTGCCGATTCTCGAAGAGATTCTCGGTTGGCAGTCCAGCCGCATCCGCGCCTTGTTCGAAGCGCACGGCTTCACGGTACAAGAGTGGGACAAGGTAAAAACCGATTGGCTTACCATCGAACCTATGGACGCAAGGGAAACAGCGGAATTGCAGGTCACACAGTGA
- a CDS encoding TonB-dependent receptor, with amino-acid sequence MSNRVFLPLFFLVASVAFPQAAAIDGQIEGIVRDPAGAAVTNADVKAHNLRTGLEREVKTNGDGYFRFSVLPRGEYEVIASSSGFNTVKQTGIILNAGTTATINIDLGLASAATEIVVSSSGPVTEPGRTDIGSTLSNLQVQNLPLVSRNPYNFIFYQPNVTGRPNTEFGVPRKINANGFTGRINYQLDGANNVQSDRAGIRLIPISNTFVEEVQSVSNAFAPEFGNTVGTVFNTITRSGTNDFHGEGAYIFRRTDFNATPALQREGTPKPLINVDSFYGNGGGRIIKDKLFFYGAYEKVKRDLPSVVTVSPTILAQVGLPASFADPIPFKQNVQFFMAKVDYQINDSNRLVVRFNGHRNTSPYNSGGGITVVSRTYNFVDRSNVGYVQLISTLSPNIVNEARFQTPWRSQQQQAFEATGTGPSINITGLVQFGRSEGTGFDYTEMTPEYNDNLSINSGKHSYKFGFSGRHIRDQQVQATFARYTFANIQSYLDTKNGITPTGYQNFQQTIGEPSIKYNSFFYGFYAQDSYKPRPNITLTYGLRYDTYSIPSANGQSPFAPSQKFRIDRNNFAPRVGLAWALGKDQKTVFRASAGIFFDPPQTDVYRRALLNNGSPIFFNVTSPAVTPSFPSILTSIPTGFNLPIQSIDTISPDFASLYSSNFNLSLTRQITAKTAITATYLFTRGNRLPIYRNINLLPSGNTLADGRPIWISTAGVRIDPRFNNIMSVESVGQSTYSGGTLTLNRRFGAGFEAFASYTWSHAIDDAPEQNNIDSGAFLLSDLSNRRRDKGNSLTDRRHSLQASGVYQPVFDTDSKFLQYLLKNNRLGYTITAISGDIFNIGSNLILNNDQSTGGAFQRPLFIGRNTYRGPATYQLDIRYSRIFPIKERYKAEFFAESTNLFNHTNVTGVNTTATVNVAGVITAPPTYAWTSAIDQRLIQLGFKFNF; translated from the coding sequence ATGAGCAATCGGGTCTTTCTGCCCTTATTTTTCCTGGTGGCGAGTGTTGCGTTTCCCCAGGCTGCTGCAATTGATGGACAAATCGAAGGCATTGTTCGCGACCCCGCTGGGGCTGCCGTTACCAACGCCGACGTGAAAGCGCACAATCTGCGCACGGGCTTGGAGCGGGAAGTCAAAACAAACGGCGATGGCTATTTCCGTTTCTCCGTGCTGCCTCGTGGGGAATACGAGGTGATCGCTTCTTCGAGCGGATTTAACACGGTGAAGCAGACCGGAATTATTCTGAACGCCGGCACTACGGCAACCATCAACATCGATCTGGGACTGGCCAGTGCGGCAACCGAGATCGTTGTTTCGTCCTCCGGGCCGGTCACCGAACCGGGGCGTACGGACATCGGGAGCACGCTGAGCAATCTGCAGGTACAGAACCTGCCGCTAGTGAGCCGGAACCCCTACAACTTTATCTTTTACCAGCCGAATGTGACGGGACGCCCTAATACTGAGTTTGGCGTTCCGCGTAAGATCAATGCAAATGGCTTTACGGGCAGGATCAACTACCAGCTCGATGGAGCAAACAATGTGCAGAGCGACCGTGCCGGCATCCGGTTGATTCCGATTTCCAACACCTTTGTGGAGGAAGTGCAGTCGGTTTCGAATGCCTTCGCTCCGGAATTCGGCAACACGGTGGGTACGGTGTTCAATACGATTACCCGCAGCGGCACCAACGACTTTCATGGAGAGGGCGCCTATATTTTCCGCCGGACAGATTTCAATGCGACGCCGGCTCTCCAGCGCGAGGGGACGCCCAAGCCGCTCATTAACGTCGATTCGTTCTACGGCAATGGGGGCGGGCGCATTATTAAGGACAAGCTCTTCTTTTATGGAGCTTATGAAAAGGTGAAGCGCGACCTTCCTTCGGTGGTCACGGTGAGCCCGACGATTCTGGCTCAGGTGGGCCTTCCTGCGAGCTTTGCCGACCCGATTCCGTTCAAGCAGAATGTCCAGTTCTTCATGGCGAAGGTGGACTATCAGATCAATGACAGTAACCGCTTGGTCGTTCGCTTCAACGGCCATCGGAATACATCGCCCTACAACAGCGGTGGCGGCATCACGGTGGTGAGCCGCACCTACAACTTTGTGGACCGCAGCAATGTCGGCTATGTGCAGTTGATCTCTACGCTGTCCCCGAATATCGTCAACGAAGCTCGTTTCCAAACTCCCTGGCGCAGCCAACAGCAGCAGGCCTTTGAAGCCACGGGAACGGGTCCCTCGATCAACATCACCGGGCTGGTGCAGTTTGGCCGCTCGGAGGGAACGGGTTTTGATTACACCGAGATGACGCCCGAATACAATGACAACCTGAGTATCAACTCCGGCAAGCACAGCTATAAATTCGGCTTCTCCGGCCGCCACATCCGGGACCAGCAGGTGCAGGCCACCTTTGCACGCTACACCTTTGCCAACATCCAAAGCTATCTGGACACCAAGAATGGGATCACCCCCACCGGCTATCAGAATTTCCAGCAGACGATCGGTGAGCCGAGCATCAAGTACAACTCGTTCTTCTACGGATTCTACGCGCAGGACAGCTACAAGCCGCGCCCCAACATTACGCTGACCTATGGCCTGCGCTATGACACCTATTCGATTCCGAGTGCGAACGGACAGTCCCCGTTTGCACCCTCGCAAAAGTTCCGTATCGATCGCAACAACTTTGCGCCCCGTGTTGGTTTGGCCTGGGCCTTGGGCAAAGATCAGAAGACAGTTTTCCGCGCCAGTGCTGGAATCTTTTTCGATCCTCCGCAGACGGACGTGTACCGTCGCGCGCTCCTCAACAACGGTTCGCCTATTTTCTTTAACGTGACGAGCCCGGCTGTGACGCCAAGCTTTCCGAGCATCCTCACCAGCATTCCGACAGGCTTCAATCTGCCGATCCAATCCATCGATACGATCTCACCGGACTTTGCGAGCCTCTACTCTTCAAACTTCAATTTGAGTCTTACCCGACAGATCACCGCCAAGACTGCGATCACGGCCACCTACCTGTTTACTCGTGGCAATCGTTTGCCGATTTACCGGAACATCAATCTCCTCCCAAGCGGGAACACCCTTGCGGATGGCCGCCCGATCTGGATCTCGACTGCGGGTGTGCGCATCGATCCTCGCTTCAACAACATCATGAGTGTGGAAAGCGTTGGCCAGTCGACCTATTCCGGTGGAACCCTGACGCTGAATCGCCGCTTTGGCGCTGGCTTTGAAGCCTTTGCCAGCTATACTTGGTCCCACGCCATCGACGATGCGCCGGAGCAGAACAATATCGATTCGGGCGCCTTCCTGCTGAGCGATCTCTCGAATCGCCGCCGTGACAAAGGGAACTCTCTGACCGATCGCCGCCACAGCCTGCAGGCGAGCGGCGTTTATCAGCCAGTCTTCGATACCGATAGCAAGTTTCTCCAGTACCTGTTGAAGAACAATCGCCTGGGCTATACGATTACGGCTATTTCAGGTGACATCTTCAACATCGGCTCAAACCTGATTCTGAACAACGACCAGTCAACGGGTGGCGCCTTCCAGCGGCCCCTTTTCATTGGCCGGAATACCTATCGTGGTCCGGCCACCTATCAGCTTGATATCCGTTACTCGCGGATCTTCCCGATCAAGGAGCGTTACAAGGCGGAGTTCTTCGCCGAGTCGACAAACCTGTTCAATCACACGAACGTGACGGGCGTGAATACGACAGCCACTGTGAATGTGGCTGGTGTCATCACCGCTCCCCCGACCTATGCTTGGACTTCTGCGATCGACCAGCGTCTCATTCAGCTTGGTTTTAAGTTCAACTTCTAA
- a CDS encoding YceI family protein has translation MIRNLLFVFGSALSLAAQSYQIDTAHSGASFTVKHMMVTNVTGRFSNIKGSIVYDDKDLAKSHIEASIDVDTVNTNQAKRDAHLKSADFFDVAKYPTMRFQSTKVYRTGNVFFVDGDLTLHGVTKAVTLTLSELSPEVKSPQGGFVRGGRATTKISRSAFGLKWNKTIDTGGVVVGDEIQVTLDIEATRPGA, from the coding sequence ATGATCCGCAACCTTCTTTTCGTATTCGGTTCTGCCCTCAGTCTGGCAGCGCAAAGCTATCAGATTGACACTGCCCATTCCGGGGCGAGCTTTACGGTGAAACACATGATGGTCACCAATGTCACCGGCCGCTTCTCAAATATCAAAGGCAGCATCGTATACGATGACAAGGATCTGGCGAAGTCCCATATCGAGGCGAGTATCGATGTCGATACGGTCAACACCAATCAGGCCAAGCGGGATGCGCATCTCAAAAGCGCGGATTTCTTCGATGTGGCCAAGTACCCCACGATGAGATTCCAGTCGACGAAGGTGTACCGGACGGGCAATGTCTTCTTCGTGGATGGCGATCTCACCTTGCATGGGGTCACCAAAGCGGTCACCTTAACCCTCAGTGAGTTGAGCCCGGAAGTGAAAAGCCCTCAAGGGGGCTTTGTCCGCGGGGGGCGGGCGACGACGAAGATCAGCCGTTCTGCCTTTGGGTTGAAGTGGAACAAAACGATTGACACCGGTGGTGTGGTGGTGGGTGACGAGATTCAAGTGACTCTCGACATCGAAGCCACCCGTCCAGGGGCTTAA
- a CDS encoding c-type cytochrome → MNYKVTLLAAAVGSGLFLLAGQEPAPPAAFTSAQAEAGRAAYEKTCGQCHTPTLLGRKGEAGEVPLRSSLSPAYQKFIGPRGFVSPLAGKVFLDHWGASTAAQLIARFQEAVHVFPPDDKDPETAVNLTAYVLQVNGAKAGKQPLTRNTNAVVSALTR, encoded by the coding sequence GTGAACTACAAAGTGACTCTGCTTGCTGCTGCTGTTGGATCTGGACTCTTCCTTCTTGCAGGCCAGGAACCTGCGCCGCCTGCTGCCTTCACTTCGGCTCAGGCAGAGGCAGGACGCGCTGCCTACGAAAAGACTTGCGGTCAATGCCATACTCCGACCTTGCTGGGGCGCAAGGGCGAGGCGGGAGAAGTGCCTCTCCGCAGTTCCTTATCCCCCGCCTATCAAAAGTTCATCGGACCTCGTGGCTTTGTTTCTCCACTCGCAGGCAAAGTCTTCCTCGATCACTGGGGTGCGAGTACTGCGGCCCAACTGATCGCGCGCTTTCAAGAGGCCGTCCATGTTTTCCCGCCTGATGACAAGGATCCCGAGACCGCCGTGAATCTCACGGCATACGTGCTGCAAGTGAACGGAGCAAAGGCAGGGAAGCAGCCACTGACGAGGAACACGAACGCCGTCGTGAGTGCACTCACCCGCTAA
- a CDS encoding class I SAM-dependent methyltransferase, with translation MSPAKPRVLDVGCGIRKYPGAVGLDNNAHTAADVIADLDHHPYPFRDSSFDEVRAIHVIEHVDNVIQSMEEFHRILRNGGKLVLETPHYTDFSSFCDPTHRWHLNSFSFRYFGPDDAGFGYYTRAKFREKKIYVKLLALWKYTGFEFLVNLSPRLRRYWEYYLCYIVRGKVMQFEFEVIKG, from the coding sequence TTGTCTCCAGCAAAGCCAAGAGTCCTCGATGTAGGCTGCGGCATCCGCAAGTATCCCGGCGCCGTCGGGCTCGATAACAACGCGCATACGGCGGCCGATGTGATTGCCGATCTCGACCACCATCCCTATCCGTTTCGTGATTCCAGCTTCGACGAAGTGCGTGCGATCCATGTGATTGAACATGTGGACAATGTGATCCAGTCGATGGAGGAGTTTCACCGGATTCTGCGCAATGGCGGCAAGCTGGTGCTCGAGACGCCGCACTATACCGACTTTTCGAGTTTCTGCGACCCGACGCATCGCTGGCACCTCAACAGCTTCAGCTTCCGTTACTTTGGGCCGGATGATGCGGGCTTTGGCTACTACACGCGGGCGAAATTCCGGGAGAAAAAAATCTACGTCAAGCTACTAGCGCTGTGGAAGTATACGGGCTTTGAATTTCTCGTCAATCTCTCTCCGCGCCTGCGCCGCTATTGGGAGTACTATCTCTGCTACATTGTGCGCGGTAAGGTGATGCAGTTTGAGTTTGAAGTGATCAAGGGATGA
- a CDS encoding sensor histidine kinase produces the protein MAWKPNSRDAVWVLLFLALHFSSPIVNTAEVQMLAAFAIFEMIEPRIGIFRDSPGGRFLGVAIRLVLAYLLMGVTGGIASSYYLILLLPVVTAATFFGALGTVAATTMAGLSYLSFLLYIDFENLTIPLDQQQEISFRILFLFLAAYLTYQLARANREQAESYQSLARELAAANKNLQAAQSEVLRSERLAALGQLTAGLAHELRNPLGTIKASAEMLAKKLPAQDALGRELSGYISTEVDRTNELVKRFLDFAKPFRLHVELTELSEVIDRAVHQVRTRAESHRCRVIRNDSPDVHALPIDAQWIEQLVANLLANAIDASPPDSVVTVLTRPAMGGAEVAVIDRGAGIGAENLGSIFNPFFTTKPEGTGLGLAIVSKIVDEHRGRIFVESEIGAGTTIRVWLPDRQEVQD, from the coding sequence ATGGCATGGAAACCCAATTCGCGCGACGCCGTTTGGGTGCTCCTTTTTCTCGCTCTCCATTTTTCTTCGCCGATTGTCAACACAGCAGAAGTCCAGATGCTCGCTGCGTTTGCGATCTTCGAGATGATCGAGCCGCGCATCGGCATCTTTCGGGATTCTCCAGGTGGCCGATTTCTCGGTGTTGCGATCCGGCTTGTGCTCGCATATCTTTTGATGGGCGTGACCGGCGGCATTGCTTCCAGTTACTACCTCATCCTGCTGCTTCCTGTGGTGACGGCGGCCACCTTCTTTGGAGCACTCGGCACTGTTGCTGCAACAACGATGGCCGGACTGTCCTATCTCTCCTTTCTGCTTTATATCGACTTTGAGAATCTGACGATCCCGCTCGACCAGCAGCAGGAAATCAGCTTCCGGATTCTCTTTCTCTTTCTGGCTGCTTATCTCACCTACCAACTGGCGCGTGCCAATCGGGAACAAGCGGAAAGTTACCAGTCGCTGGCCCGGGAACTTGCGGCGGCCAATAAAAATCTCCAGGCCGCGCAATCAGAAGTTCTTCGCAGTGAACGGCTGGCCGCGCTGGGACAACTGACGGCAGGCCTTGCCCATGAGTTGCGCAATCCGCTCGGCACGATTAAGGCGTCGGCTGAAATGCTGGCGAAGAAACTCCCCGCGCAGGATGCTCTTGGCCGGGAGCTTTCGGGTTATATTTCGACGGAAGTTGATCGTACGAATGAACTGGTCAAGCGCTTTCTCGATTTTGCGAAGCCTTTCCGTTTGCATGTGGAGCTTACGGAACTCAGCGAGGTGATTGACCGTGCGGTGCACCAGGTGCGCACCCGAGCCGAATCGCACCGTTGCCGCGTGATTCGAAACGATTCTCCCGATGTCCATGCGCTCCCCATTGATGCGCAGTGGATTGAGCAACTGGTCGCCAACCTGTTGGCGAATGCGATTGATGCAAGCCCGCCCGATTCTGTAGTGACCGTGCTCACGCGTCCTGCGATGGGCGGGGCGGAGGTGGCGGTGATTGATCGCGGTGCCGGGATTGGGGCTGAGAACCTCGGCAGCATCTTCAATCCCTTCTTCACCACGAAACCTGAAGGAACCGGACTCGGCCTCGCCATCGTCTCCAAAATTGTGGACGAGCATCGCGGCCGGATTTTCGTCGAGAGTGAAATCGGCGCGGGCACCACCATTCGCGTATGGTTGCCGGATCGCCAGGAAGTACAAGATTAA